In a single window of the Pseudomonas oryzihabitans genome:
- the mdcA gene encoding malonate decarboxylase subunit alpha, whose amino-acid sequence MTTTSSPPARIARRRSDKQQRLDRVAALADGKVLPTASIVAALEQLLAPGDRVVLEGNNQKQADFLSRSLAQVDPAKLHDLHMIMPSVGRAEHLDLFERGIARKLDFSFAGTQSLRISQLLEDGLLEVGAIHTYIELYARLLVDLIPKVVLSAGFMADRAGNIYTGPSTEDSPALIEPAAFSDGIVIVQVNQLVDDVSELPRVDIPADWVDFVVVADRPFYIEPLFTRDPRHIKPVHVLMAMMAIRGIYERHQVQSLNHGIGFNTAAIELILPTYGERLGLKGKICRHWTLNPHPTLIPAIESGWVESVHCFGTELGMEGYIAQRPDVFFTGRDGSLRSNRLLCQLAGQYAVDLFIGATLQVDGDGHSSTVTRGRLAGFGGAPNMGHDPHGRRHPTPAWLDMRQQTGDSAPALLERGRKLVVQMVETFQEGGKPTFVDTLDAVEVARKSGMPLAPIMVYGDDVTHLLTEEGIAYLYRARSLEERRAMIAAVAGVTAIGLRSDPAEARRLRQEGLVALPEDLGIRRTDASRELLAAKSIGELVEWSGGLYQPPAKFRSW is encoded by the coding sequence ATGACAACGACATCCTCCCCACCGGCTCGGATCGCCAGGCGCCGCAGCGACAAGCAGCAGCGCCTGGACCGGGTGGCCGCGCTGGCCGATGGCAAGGTGTTGCCCACCGCCTCCATCGTCGCCGCGCTGGAACAGCTGCTGGCCCCCGGTGATCGGGTGGTGCTGGAAGGCAACAACCAGAAGCAGGCCGACTTCCTCTCCCGCAGCCTGGCCCAGGTCGATCCGGCCAAGCTCCATGACCTGCACATGATCATGCCCAGCGTGGGTCGCGCCGAGCACCTGGACCTGTTCGAGCGCGGCATCGCCCGCAAGCTGGACTTCTCCTTTGCCGGCACCCAGAGCCTGAGGATCAGCCAGCTGCTGGAGGACGGCCTGCTGGAAGTCGGCGCCATCCATACCTACATCGAACTCTATGCCCGGCTGCTGGTGGACCTGATTCCCAAGGTGGTACTCAGCGCCGGCTTCATGGCCGACCGTGCCGGCAACATCTACACCGGCCCCAGCACCGAGGACAGCCCGGCGCTGATCGAGCCGGCGGCCTTCAGCGACGGCATCGTCATCGTCCAGGTCAACCAGCTGGTGGACGATGTCTCCGAGCTGCCACGGGTGGACATCCCGGCGGACTGGGTCGACTTCGTGGTGGTGGCCGACCGGCCTTTCTATATCGAGCCGCTGTTCACCCGCGATCCGCGCCACATCAAGCCGGTGCACGTGTTGATGGCGATGATGGCGATCCGCGGCATCTACGAACGCCACCAGGTGCAGTCACTCAACCATGGCATCGGCTTCAACACCGCCGCCATCGAGCTGATCCTGCCCACCTACGGCGAGCGCCTGGGCCTCAAGGGCAAGATCTGCCGGCACTGGACCCTGAATCCGCATCCCACGCTGATCCCGGCCATCGAGAGTGGCTGGGTGGAAAGCGTGCACTGCTTTGGCACCGAGCTAGGCATGGAGGGCTATATCGCCCAGCGCCCGGACGTCTTCTTCACCGGTCGCGATGGCTCGCTGAGATCCAACCGGCTGCTCTGCCAGCTGGCCGGTCAGTACGCCGTGGACCTCTTCATCGGCGCCACTCTGCAGGTGGATGGCGACGGCCATTCCTCCACCGTCACCCGAGGGCGCCTCGCCGGCTTCGGTGGCGCGCCCAACATGGGCCATGATCCGCACGGTCGCCGCCATCCCACCCCAGCCTGGCTGGACATGCGCCAGCAGACCGGTGACAGCGCGCCCGCCCTGCTGGAACGCGGCAGGAAGCTGGTAGTGCAGATGGTCGAGACCTTCCAGGAAGGCGGCAAACCCACCTTCGTCGACACCCTGGATGCCGTGGAGGTGGCGCGCAAGAGTGGCATGCCCCTGGCGCCCATCATGGTCTATGGCGACGACGTCACCCACCTGCTCACCGAAGAAGGCATCGCCTATCTCTACCGGGCGCGCTCGCTGGAGGAACGCCGGGCGATGATCGCCGCCGTGGCCGGGGTCACCGCCATTGGCCTGCGCAGCGACCCGGCCGAGGCCCGGCGCCTGCGCCAGGAAGGCCTGGTAGCCCTGCCCGAGGACCTCGGCATCCGCCGCACCGACGCCAGCCGCGAGCTGCTCGCGGCGAAGAGCATCGGCGAGCTGGTGGAGTGGTCCGGCGGTCTCTATCAACCTCCGGCCAAGTTCAGGAGCTGGTGA
- a CDS encoding YfdX family protein: protein MNLNRRIAKSLLVLTIASVFSTVALADTRPDVASQQVATLPAISQQGQSAFKDVIAARQDLFEGHVDQAKQQLRAAESALQTAQTDKTVYMKAAKDLRGQTGQAVPVAEQDAKATAWLPIWSGMTLRDDYVATPAKNQAVAQASDKIQHGDTQGASEILKVAGVDVDYSTAVLPAQEALDLVHRANQELAHEQFWQAGLTLKQVQSSLKYDNANVDVTPTSWFSRTTSIFTPVDKT, encoded by the coding sequence ATGAACCTCAATCGTCGTATCGCCAAGAGCCTCCTCGTCCTGACCATCGCCTCGGTGTTTTCCACCGTCGCCCTGGCCGATACCCGTCCCGACGTTGCCAGCCAGCAGGTCGCCACCCTGCCGGCGATCTCCCAGCAAGGCCAATCGGCCTTCAAGGACGTGATCGCCGCACGCCAGGATCTCTTCGAAGGTCACGTCGATCAGGCCAAACAGCAACTGCGCGCCGCTGAAAGCGCATTGCAAACCGCCCAGACCGACAAGACCGTCTATATGAAGGCCGCCAAGGACCTGCGTGGGCAGACCGGCCAGGCGGTCCCGGTAGCGGAGCAGGACGCCAAGGCCACCGCCTGGCTACCGATCTGGAGCGGCATGACGCTCAGGGACGACTATGTCGCCACCCCCGCCAAGAATCAGGCCGTGGCCCAGGCCAGTGACAAGATCCAGCACGGCGACACCCAGGGCGCCAGCGAGATCCTCAAGGTGGCCGGTGTCGATGTCGACTACTCCACCGCCGTACTGCCCGCCCAGGAGGCCCTGGACCTGGTTCACAGGGCCAATCAGGAACTGGCCCACGAGCAGTTCTGGCAGGCCGGGCTGACACTCAAGCAGGTGCAGAGCAGCCTGAAATACGACAACGCCAACGTCGACGTGACCCCCACCAGCTGGTTCTCCAGGACCACCTCGATCTTCACTCCGGTCGACAAGACCTGA
- a CDS encoding malonate decarboxylase subunit delta, with translation MEHFTCSYPASQRRQGRALVGCVGSGDLEVLLEPANADFTLKVTTSVNGSEPRWRALFDRLFATREDLPALTLDIHDFGATPGVVRLRLEQGLETLDLEESTHG, from the coding sequence ATGGAACACTTCACTTGCAGCTATCCGGCCAGCCAGCGCCGCCAGGGTCGCGCCCTGGTGGGCTGTGTCGGCTCGGGGGACCTGGAAGTCCTCCTCGAACCCGCCAACGCCGACTTCACCCTCAAGGTGACCACCTCGGTCAACGGCAGCGAGCCTCGCTGGCGTGCCCTCTTCGACCGGCTGTTCGCTACCCGCGAGGATCTGCCGGCCCTGACCCTGGACATCCATGACTTCGGCGCCACCCCTGGCGTGGTGCGCCTGCGCCTGGAGCAGGGCCTGGAAACCCTCGACCTGGAGGAAAGCACCCATGGCTGA
- the mdcE gene encoding biotin-independent malonate decarboxylase subunit gamma — protein sequence MSTQPSQRGLTWFQALAGQGEAVAGLPASLRVADLELAGRPARWLAVVPDTDNPFPRARQGEVGLLEGWGLARAIQQAVTQDRDASVKRTLIALVDVPSQAYGRREEAYGIHQALAGAAGAYAEARLAGHPVLGLLVGKAMSGGFLAHGYQANRLLALRDPQVQVHAMGKASAARVTLRSVEDLERLAADIPPMAYDLDSYASLGLLWRQLEVAQPDQPSAADLEQVRQALAEAQADVLASGATDLKLRLNGANRAASREVRERLRAGWNA from the coding sequence ATGAGCACCCAGCCTTCGCAACGCGGCCTGACCTGGTTCCAGGCCCTGGCCGGCCAGGGTGAGGCCGTCGCCGGCCTGCCCGCCTCCCTGCGCGTCGCCGACCTCGAACTGGCCGGCCGGCCCGCACGCTGGCTGGCCGTGGTGCCCGATACCGACAATCCCTTCCCCCGCGCCCGGCAGGGCGAGGTCGGCCTGCTGGAAGGTTGGGGCCTGGCCCGGGCGATCCAGCAGGCCGTCACCCAGGATCGCGACGCCTCGGTAAAACGCACGTTGATCGCCCTGGTGGACGTGCCCAGCCAGGCCTATGGCCGGCGCGAAGAAGCCTATGGCATCCATCAGGCCCTGGCCGGAGCCGCGGGTGCCTATGCCGAGGCGCGCCTGGCCGGCCACCCGGTATTGGGCCTGCTGGTGGGCAAGGCCATGTCCGGGGGCTTTCTGGCCCACGGCTACCAGGCCAATCGGCTGCTGGCCCTGCGTGATCCCCAGGTGCAGGTGCACGCCATGGGCAAGGCCTCGGCCGCGCGGGTGACCCTGCGCAGTGTCGAAGACCTGGAGCGCCTGGCCGCCGACATCCCGCCCATGGCCTACGACCTGGACAGCTATGCCTCCCTGGGCCTGCTCTGGCGCCAGCTGGAGGTCGCTCAGCCCGACCAGCCCTCGGCCGCCGATCTGGAGCAGGTACGCCAGGCCCTGGCCGAGGCTCAGGCCGATGTGCTCGCCAGCGGCGCCACCGATCTCAAACTGCGTCTGAACGGCGCCAATCGCGCGGCCTCTCGCGAGGTGCGCGAGCGCCTGCGGGCAGGTTGGAACGCGTGA
- the mdcH gene encoding malonate decarboxylase subunit epsilon — MSTLFQFPGQGAQRPGLLHALPVDPEVRRTLEEAAKVLEADPLSLDTAHALEHTRAVQLCLLIAGVATARLLLNRGPAPQLVAGLSIGAYAAAVVAEALDFADALRLVARRGELMQTAYPKGYGMLAILGLDRATVEGLVADHHRPEAPIYLANANAEQQYVVAGNDAGLAVLSEAARTQGAAAAKRLAMSVPSHCPLLAEAAQTLNQAFAEVELRAPRLAYLSGTSARRLVRAEQLRDDLAFNMARPIEWHATLEAARERGVRLAIELAPGSVLSQLARRVLPPAGVLAWQDTHPETLDALRREEAARLD, encoded by the coding sequence ATGAGCACCCTCTTCCAGTTTCCCGGCCAGGGCGCCCAGCGTCCCGGCCTGCTGCATGCCCTGCCCGTGGACCCCGAAGTCCGGCGCACCCTGGAGGAAGCGGCCAAGGTGCTGGAGGCCGACCCCCTGAGCCTGGACACCGCCCACGCCCTGGAACACACCCGCGCCGTCCAGCTGTGCCTGCTGATCGCCGGCGTCGCCACCGCGCGCCTGCTGCTGAATCGCGGACCGGCGCCGCAGCTGGTGGCGGGTCTGTCCATTGGCGCCTATGCCGCGGCGGTGGTGGCCGAGGCCCTGGACTTCGCCGATGCCCTGCGCCTGGTGGCGCGTCGCGGCGAGCTGATGCAGACGGCCTATCCCAAGGGCTACGGCATGCTGGCGATCCTTGGTTTGGACCGTGCCACGGTGGAAGGGCTGGTCGCTGACCACCATCGTCCCGAAGCGCCTATTTATCTCGCCAACGCCAATGCCGAACAGCAATACGTGGTCGCGGGTAACGACGCCGGCCTGGCGGTGCTGTCCGAGGCGGCGCGCACCCAGGGCGCCGCAGCGGCCAAGCGCCTGGCCATGAGCGTGCCCTCTCACTGCCCGCTGCTCGCCGAAGCCGCCCAGACACTCAACCAGGCCTTTGCCGAGGTCGAGCTACGTGCGCCTCGGCTGGCCTATCTGAGTGGGACTTCCGCACGGCGGCTGGTGCGCGCCGAGCAACTGCGTGACGACCTGGCCTTCAACATGGCGCGGCCCATCGAATGGCACGCCACCCTGGAAGCCGCCCGCGAGCGCGGCGTGCGCCTGGCTATCGAACTGGCGCCCGGCAGCGTCCTCAGCCAACTGGCCAGGCGAGTCCTGCCTCCGGCCGGCGTACTGGCCTGGCAGGATACCCACCCCGAGACCCTGGATGCGCTCAGGCGCGAGGAGGCGGCACGACTGGACTGA
- the madL gene encoding malonate transporter subunit MadL, translating to MIIYGVALLAVCMLAGVIIGDFLGVLLGVKSNVGGVGIAMLLLICARLYMERHGGMSKECEFGVGFWGALYIPVVVAMAAQQNVVTALHGGPVAVLAAVGAVGICGVTIALISRSHRGEPLPPLPDAAVVPAPAVAHAAPAGGR from the coding sequence ATGATCATCTACGGTGTAGCTCTCCTGGCCGTCTGCATGCTTGCAGGCGTCATCATCGGCGACTTCCTGGGCGTCTTGCTCGGAGTCAAGTCCAATGTCGGCGGGGTGGGCATCGCCATGCTCCTGCTGATCTGCGCCCGACTCTACATGGAGCGGCACGGTGGCATGAGCAAGGAATGCGAATTCGGCGTCGGCTTCTGGGGCGCGCTGTACATCCCGGTGGTGGTGGCCATGGCCGCCCAGCAGAACGTGGTCACCGCCCTGCATGGCGGACCCGTGGCAGTGCTGGCGGCCGTTGGCGCCGTGGGTATCTGCGGGGTGACCATCGCCCTGATCAGCCGCAGCCATCGCGGCGAACCGTTACCCCCGTTGCCGGACGCAGCCGTGGTACCCGCGCCAGCGGTCGCCCATGCCGCGCCGGCCGGAGGTCGCTAG
- a CDS encoding malonate decarboxylase holo-ACP synthase, giving the protein MPAHAPLWAHQIAQTGLPVVVRRTAPEAGRIPVGLRGATRVERLAAWLAPTAVVQQRAPENLRIAEGCRDLPVFDTLARVQTLLDDLGLPWGPTGAAGYELASGWPALHAGSDLDLLVRCDVPLPRDQARALLASLQAQALCRLDILLETQHGGVALADWAGRTARVLLKTDAGPCLVDDPWQRERAA; this is encoded by the coding sequence TTGCCCGCGCACGCTCCACTCTGGGCCCACCAGATCGCTCAGACTGGGCTGCCCGTGGTGGTGCGCCGAACCGCACCCGAGGCCGGCCGCATCCCGGTCGGCCTGCGTGGTGCCACCCGCGTCGAGCGCTTGGCGGCCTGGCTGGCACCGACCGCCGTAGTGCAACAGCGCGCGCCTGAAAACCTGCGGATCGCGGAGGGCTGTCGCGATCTACCCGTCTTCGACACCCTGGCCCGCGTGCAAACCCTGCTGGATGACCTGGGGCTGCCCTGGGGTCCTACCGGTGCTGCCGGTTACGAACTGGCCTCTGGCTGGCCGGCGCTGCATGCCGGGAGCGATCTGGACCTGCTGGTCCGCTGCGATGTCCCGCTGCCTCGCGATCAGGCACGGGCGCTGCTGGCGTCGCTGCAGGCGCAGGCCCTGTGCCGGCTGGATATCCTCCTGGAAACCCAGCATGGCGGCGTCGCTCTCGCCGATTGGGCTGGACGGACCGCTCGGGTATTGCTCAAGACCGATGCCGGCCCCTGCCTGGTGGACGATCCCTGGCAACGGGAGCGTGCCGCATGA
- the madM gene encoding malonate transporter subunit MadM: MNDIVTKALQHNGLVAAFALIGLIMWISVVLSRRLTFGRVHGSAIAIVIGLVLAWVGGTVTGGQKGLADLALFSGIGLMGGAMLRDFAIVATAFEVQATEARKAGMIGAVALLLGTVLPFIVGAAVAWAFGYRDAVSMTTIGAGAVTYIVGPVTGAALGASSDVMALSIATGLIKAIIVMVATPASARLLALDNPRSAMVFGGLAGTVSGVTAGLAATDRRLVPYGALTATFHTGLGCLLGPSLLFFCVRALVG, from the coding sequence ATGAACGACATCGTCACCAAAGCGCTGCAACACAATGGCCTGGTCGCTGCCTTCGCGCTGATCGGCCTGATCATGTGGATCTCGGTGGTTCTCTCGCGCAGATTGACCTTCGGCCGGGTGCACGGCTCGGCCATCGCCATCGTCATCGGCCTGGTGCTGGCCTGGGTCGGGGGTACCGTCACCGGTGGCCAGAAAGGCCTGGCTGACCTGGCCCTGTTCTCCGGCATCGGCCTGATGGGCGGCGCCATGCTGCGTGACTTCGCCATCGTCGCCACCGCCTTCGAGGTGCAGGCCACCGAGGCACGCAAGGCGGGGATGATCGGCGCCGTGGCCCTGCTACTGGGTACGGTGCTCCCCTTTATCGTCGGCGCCGCCGTGGCCTGGGCCTTCGGCTATCGCGACGCCGTGAGCATGACCACCATCGGCGCCGGTGCGGTGACCTACATCGTCGGCCCGGTGACTGGCGCCGCCCTGGGCGCCAGTTCCGACGTCATGGCGCTGTCCATCGCCACCGGCCTGATCAAGGCCATCATCGTCATGGTGGCGACGCCCGCCTCGGCGCGGCTGCTGGCGCTGGACAATCCGCGCTCGGCAATGGTCTTCGGCGGCCTGGCAGGCACCGTCAGCGGCGTTACCGCCGGCCTCGCCGCCACCGATCGCCGGCTGGTGCCCTATGGTGCCCTCACCGCCACCTTCCACACGGGTCTGGGATGCTTGCTGGGGCCGTCGCTGCTGTTTTTCTGCGTGCGGGCATTGGTCGGTTAA
- a CDS encoding biotin-independent malonate decarboxylase subunit beta has product MAEAPLPDVQELLHSRSFVELGARERARVVLDAGSFRELAGPFDRLMSPWLPKQGIVCQADDGVVVAKGLIDGQPAVVCAIEGAFQGGSMGEVGGAKIAGALELALEDNLAGTPTRAVLLLETGGVRLQEANLGLAAIAEIQAAIVALRNHQPVIGVIAGSVGCFGGMSIAAGLCSQLIVTREARLGLNGPQVIEQEAGIEEYDSRDRPFIWSLTGGEQRVATGLADVFVADDSTAVTAAIRQGFADGGAAPLRSQQTEHYLTRLADLDTHPQADAAAVRHLYAGDQP; this is encoded by the coding sequence ATGGCTGAAGCCCCTCTTCCCGATGTCCAGGAGCTGCTGCACAGCCGCAGCTTCGTCGAACTCGGCGCCCGCGAGCGGGCCCGTGTGGTGCTCGATGCCGGCAGCTTTCGCGAGCTGGCCGGACCCTTCGACCGGCTGATGTCGCCGTGGCTGCCCAAGCAGGGCATCGTTTGCCAGGCCGATGACGGCGTGGTGGTGGCCAAGGGGCTGATCGACGGCCAGCCCGCGGTGGTCTGCGCCATCGAGGGCGCCTTCCAGGGCGGCAGCATGGGTGAAGTGGGCGGCGCCAAGATCGCCGGTGCCCTGGAGCTGGCGCTGGAAGACAACCTCGCCGGTACCCCGACCCGCGCCGTACTGCTGCTGGAAACCGGCGGCGTGCGCCTGCAGGAAGCCAATCTGGGCCTAGCCGCCATCGCCGAGATCCAGGCGGCCATTGTCGCCCTGCGCAACCATCAGCCAGTGATCGGCGTCATCGCCGGCAGCGTTGGCTGCTTTGGCGGCATGTCCATCGCCGCCGGCCTATGCAGCCAGCTGATCGTCACCCGCGAGGCACGCCTCGGGCTCAATGGCCCCCAGGTGATCGAACAGGAAGCCGGCATCGAGGAATACGATTCCCGCGATCGCCCCTTCATCTGGAGCCTGACCGGCGGCGAACAGCGGGTCGCCACGGGTCTAGCCGACGTCTTCGTCGCCGACGACAGCACCGCCGTGACCGCCGCCATACGCCAGGGCTTCGCGGACGGCGGTGCAGCCCCCCTACGCAGCCAGCAGACCGAACACTACCTGACGCGCCTCGCCGACCTCGACACCCATCCCCAGGCGGACGCCGCAGCGGTTCGCCACCTCTATGCGGGAGACCAGCCATGA
- a CDS encoding LysR family transcriptional regulator, whose translation MSDTDELTLRKLEIFLAFMRSRNLARAAAELGTSHVSVHRAIHSLENALRCPLFKHEGRTLTPLDGAFVLEARAERLMQDLAETVRLTRQAAGFSADRFRLGALYSLTVKTVPQLIMGLKLRRSELNIDLVLGSNADLAEQLHDFKLDAMLVALDDAVVDADCESVELFSDDIFLAAPIDSPFADQAEVDLRDLAGVPFVTLTQGFATFRDGRQVFAQAGFEPEVIMQVNDIFSLMSMVSSGVGYALLPGRVEAVYQNRLKLLPLAPRYRLQQRIGAVFLRSRERDPNLLAFVAECRMYARN comes from the coding sequence ATGTCCGATACCGACGAACTCACTCTGCGCAAGCTGGAGATCTTTCTGGCCTTCATGCGCAGTCGCAACCTGGCACGCGCCGCCGCTGAACTGGGCACCAGCCATGTCAGCGTGCATCGGGCCATCCACTCGCTGGAAAACGCCCTGCGCTGCCCGCTGTTCAAGCACGAGGGGCGCACCCTGACGCCGCTGGACGGCGCCTTCGTGCTGGAGGCCCGTGCCGAACGGTTGATGCAGGACCTGGCCGAGACGGTACGGCTCACGCGCCAGGCGGCGGGCTTCTCGGCTGATCGTTTTCGTCTGGGGGCGCTCTATTCGCTGACGGTCAAGACCGTGCCCCAGCTGATCATGGGGCTCAAGCTCAGGCGCAGCGAACTCAACATCGATCTGGTGCTGGGCTCCAACGCCGATCTCGCCGAGCAACTGCACGACTTCAAGCTGGACGCCATGCTGGTGGCCCTGGACGACGCCGTGGTGGATGCCGACTGCGAAAGCGTGGAGCTGTTCAGTGACGACATCTTTCTCGCCGCGCCCATTGATTCGCCCTTCGCCGACCAAGCCGAGGTCGACCTGCGCGACCTCGCCGGCGTGCCCTTCGTGACCCTGACCCAGGGCTTCGCCACCTTTCGCGACGGGCGCCAGGTGTTCGCCCAGGCCGGCTTCGAGCCGGAGGTGATCATGCAGGTCAACGACATCTTCTCGCTGATGAGCATGGTCAGCTCCGGGGTGGGCTACGCCCTGTTGCCCGGGCGGGTCGAGGCGGTCTACCAGAACCGCCTCAAGCTGTTGCCCCTGGCGCCGCGCTACCGTCTGCAGCAGCGCATTGGCGCGGTGTTCCTGCGCAGCCGCGAGCGCGATCCCAATCTGCTGGCCTTCGTCGCTGAATGCCGGATGTATGCGCGTAATTAA
- the gudD gene encoding glucarate dehydratase, with the protein MTQFNASPALHTGTPVVTSLEVVPVAGQDSMLLNLSGAHGPYFTRNVLILKDNAGRTGVGEVPGGETIRQTLEDARQFLIGQPLGQYQRILGQVRQAFAGRDASGRGLQTFDLRVTIHAVTAIEAALLDLLGQHLEVPVAALLGEGQQRDAVEMLGYLFYVGDRNKTTLDYRSEAESDDAWFRVRNEEALTPETVVRLAEAAYDRYGFKDFKLKGGVLSGDAEIEAVTALAERFPEARVTLDPNGAWSLKEAIRLCRDQHHVLAYAEDPCGAENGYSGREVMAEFRRATGLPTATNMIATDWRQMGHAIQLQSVDIPLADPHFWTMQGSVRVAQMCNDWGLTWGSHSNNHFDISLAMFTHVAAAAPGKITAIDTHWIWQDGQRLTRQPLEIKGGLVEVPQQGGLGVELDLDALARAHELYKTKGLGARDDAMAMQFLSPNWTFDNKKPCLVR; encoded by the coding sequence ATGACTCAATTCAATGCCTCCCCAGCCCTGCACACCGGCACACCCGTGGTCACCTCGCTGGAAGTCGTCCCCGTTGCCGGCCAGGACAGCATGCTGCTCAACCTCAGCGGCGCCCACGGTCCCTATTTCACCCGCAACGTGCTGATCCTCAAGGACAACGCCGGTCGCACCGGTGTCGGTGAGGTACCCGGCGGCGAGACCATCCGCCAGACGCTGGAAGACGCCCGCCAATTCCTCATCGGCCAGCCGCTGGGCCAGTACCAGCGCATCCTCGGCCAGGTCCGCCAGGCCTTTGCTGGCCGCGATGCCAGCGGCCGCGGCCTGCAGACCTTCGACCTGCGCGTCACCATCCATGCGGTGACCGCCATCGAAGCCGCCCTGCTCGACCTGCTCGGTCAGCACCTGGAGGTACCGGTGGCCGCCCTGCTTGGCGAAGGTCAGCAGCGCGATGCCGTGGAGATGCTCGGTTACCTGTTCTATGTCGGCGACCGCAACAAGACCACCCTGGACTATCGCAGCGAAGCCGAGAGCGACGACGCCTGGTTCCGCGTGCGCAACGAAGAGGCCCTGACCCCCGAGACGGTGGTGCGCCTGGCCGAGGCTGCCTATGACCGCTACGGCTTCAAGGACTTCAAGCTCAAGGGCGGGGTGCTCAGCGGCGACGCCGAGATCGAGGCGGTCACCGCCCTGGCCGAGCGCTTCCCCGAGGCACGCGTGACCCTGGATCCCAATGGTGCCTGGTCGCTCAAGGAAGCCATCCGCCTGTGCCGCGACCAGCACCACGTGCTGGCCTATGCCGAAGATCCCTGTGGCGCCGAGAACGGCTACTCCGGTCGCGAAGTCATGGCGGAGTTCCGTCGCGCCACCGGCCTGCCCACCGCCACCAACATGATCGCCACCGACTGGCGCCAGATGGGCCATGCCATCCAGCTGCAATCGGTGGACATCCCCCTGGCCGATCCGCACTTCTGGACCATGCAGGGTTCGGTGCGGGTGGCGCAGATGTGCAACGACTGGGGCCTGACCTGGGGTTCGCACTCCAACAACCACTTCGACATCTCCCTGGCCATGTTCACCCATGTCGCCGCCGCGGCGCCGGGCAAGATCACCGCCATCGACACCCACTGGATCTGGCAGGATGGCCAACGCCTCACCCGCCAGCCGCTGGAGATCAAGGGTGGCCTGGTCGAGGTGCCGCAGCAGGGTGGCCTGGGCGTGGAACTGGACCTGGACGCCCTCGCCCGCGCCCACGAGCTGTACAAGACCAAGGGCCTGGGTGCGCGGGACGACGCCATGGCCATGCAATTCCTCTCGCCCAACTGGACCTTCGATAACAAGAAGCCCTGCCTGGTGCGCTGA
- a CDS encoding triphosphoribosyl-dephospho-CoA synthase, with product MRALARLAPSPAERLADLAVSALVDEAELSPKPALVDRRGQGAHSDLTLGLMLTSAQALQPCFQAMAEAAERGLPAAELRCLIGQLGRDGEAAMLQVTGGVNTHRGAIWALGLLVTAAVHERPTSAQALCLAAGRLANLPDPGAPQAAPSHGQRVAQRYGVGGARAEAAAGFPAIHQRGLPQLRASRQASAGEQNARLDALLAIMTALDDTCVLHRAGPAALTSMQQGARAVLQAGGSASLAGRRQLLILDRQLLAANASPGGAADLLAATLLVDRLEPRLPGDL from the coding sequence ATGCGCGCCCTCGCCCGCCTTGCCCCGTCACCCGCCGAGCGCCTGGCCGATTTGGCCGTTTCCGCCCTGGTGGACGAAGCCGAACTCTCGCCCAAGCCGGCCCTAGTGGATCGCCGCGGCCAGGGCGCCCACAGTGACCTCACCCTTGGCCTGATGCTGACCTCGGCCCAGGCATTGCAGCCCTGTTTCCAGGCCATGGCCGAAGCCGCCGAGCGGGGGCTGCCCGCGGCCGAACTGCGCTGCCTGATCGGCCAATTGGGGCGTGACGGCGAAGCCGCCATGCTGCAGGTCACCGGCGGAGTCAACACCCACCGCGGCGCCATCTGGGCGCTGGGGCTGCTGGTGACGGCGGCCGTACATGAGCGTCCGACTTCCGCCCAGGCGCTGTGCCTGGCGGCCGGTCGCCTGGCCAACCTGCCCGATCCGGGAGCGCCCCAGGCCGCGCCCAGCCATGGCCAGCGCGTCGCCCAGCGCTATGGCGTCGGCGGTGCCCGGGCCGAGGCCGCCGCGGGCTTTCCCGCCATCCATCAGCGCGGCCTGCCGCAGCTGCGCGCCAGCCGCCAGGCCAGTGCCGGCGAACAGAACGCTCGCCTGGATGCACTCCTGGCCATCATGACCGCGCTGGACGATACCTGTGTGTTGCACCGCGCGGGCCCCGCGGCCCTCACCAGCATGCAGCAGGGTGCCCGCGCCGTGCTGCAGGCCGGGGGCAGCGCCAGTCTCGCCGGTCGCCGCCAGCTGCTGATACTGGACCGCCAGTTGCTGGCCGCCAATGCCTCCCCCGGCGGCGCCGCCGATCTGCTGGCCGCCACCCTTCTCGTCGATCGCCTGGAGCCCCGGCTCCCTGGAGACCTCTGA